gtggtcaaaatactcatttgcctaataattctgcacacagtgtatacccCTATACAACACCTCACCCCaaatacagcccctgtccccaattCAGCTCCTATTCACCACTATAGCTGCAAACCTACCAGTAATGTCATATCCCCCACTTATCACCTTCaacccctcactacagcccctaatctTCCACTTCTGACTTTGACCCTTCACTGCAGTGCCTAACCCCTCACTAGCTATCTGAATCTTGTACTAAATGGAAATTCCACTACTACCCACATGTATTTCCCACAAATTACACATTgctacacacatcactcacagcagCCCAAACTTATCACTCACTCACTCgctcacagctatacacacattacacacagcgaGCATTATACATCACACACAGTAAGCCAcaacacacacctcacacacagttacaacacTTTCAGTCACACCCAAATCACACATCCAgtaaacatttttaataattattcccATTACATAATAACATAGGGGAAGAATTTCTCGGTGCACACACTAATAAAATGGGCTGAGTCGGAGGATAAATAGATTTGCACATTCAGACAGAGCACATACAGACATCAAGATGTACACGGTTCAGATCGTCATGTTTGGGCTAGCACTGCTACTCACCTCTGTAATCGTCATCAAGGCAGATCATCATGGTAAGTGACATTATTCTGATTCAAATCTAATAGCTAATTTGTATTATAGCTACATAACATGTCTACAAATATTCATTCAATTCTAGTTATTTGTTACAAGCTTTAAGggttgttttgtttatttccttTCATTGCCAACTCTTTCCCACTGCGTGCCAACTTCAGATTCTCTTAGTTTCTATGCTTAAATTAATCAGGCCCAACAGCAATTTCCTATCCATCAGATTTCTCATTTTGGACCTCATTGTCCATGAATGTCATAGACCCTCCTCAATAATCTGATCTTTCTTGAACATGTGAAAACTATACAGGGCCATctttcagtaaaatattttttttttctctaaagaaTCACCTAGTTCCCTAACCGTATAAATAGTTAAAGGGCCCTGTTCCTATTGAATTTATGACATTCATGGTATTTATTGTGCCACCCAAGCTTGTGACCGACCTATGTAATGGGCAGTCATCCAAAGCTTCTCAAACGACAGTCTTTATTGCCTAACATTGTGCTGTTTATTGGTTATATGGCCCTAAATAAGccgattattatatattttaaagaaatataattCTGACTGTTACTATTGATCTTAATCAGttaataaagcactttaaaaCCCCAATGCAGAGACATATTTCACATTCGATCAATGTCCCATTTTAATATGAAGTCACTGTTAGTGTAATGTTCCACGGTAAACCAAGATTAGAAGCACCCTTTCTTTTTCGAATTTACAATACTTACTGTACTTACTAATGTATTTCATTGTTGTATCAGAGAAGCCTGGAGTTTGCCCTCCTGAGAGATATTATACTCCCTTTTCGCATATTACTCATGATCTATGCGCCAATGACACGGAATGTGAAGGTGACAAAAAGTGCTGCCCAGATAATGACTTTAAATTCTGCAAACCTCCAGCGAAAGGTGAGTAAACAGCACGTGAGAATGCTGAAtaatccattatatatatatatagagagagagagagagagagagagagagagagctctaATAGCAGAAGTTATTACTCACTATCTTTTTCTAATAGCAGCCCATATCCCACCCATAGTCAATAGTAACTCATATTCTCCAACCATACCTCCCCATAGCCAACAGTAGCGCATATTCCCCAACCATCCCTACCCATAGTCAACAGTAGCCCATATTCCTCACCATCCCACCCATAGCCAATAGTAGCCCATATTCCCCAACCATCCCTCCCCATTGCCAACAGTAGCCCATAATACTCACCATCCCACCCATAGCCAATAGTAGCCAATATTCCTCACCATCCCACCCATAGCCAATAGTAGCCCATATTCCCCAACCATCCCTTCCCATAGCCAACAGTAGCCCATATTCCTCACCATCCCACCCACAGCCAACAGGAGCCCATATTCTCCACAACCCCACCCACAGCCAATAGTAGCCCATATtccccaccaccccacccacAGCCAATAGTAACCCATATTCCTCCACCATTCCTTCCCGTAGCCAATAGTAGCCCATATTCCCCATGGTCCCACCAATGGTCAATAGAACCTCATATTCCCCCACCATCCCACCCATAGCCAATAGTAGCCCATATTTCCCACCATCCCACCCATAGCCAATAGTAACTCATATTCTCCAACCATTCCTCCCCATAGCCAATAGAAGCCCATATTCCCCACCATCCTACCCATAGCTAATAGTGGCCCATATTCCCCACCATCCCACCCCCATCAATAGTAGCCCATATTCCCTCACCATTCCTCCCCATAGCCTGTAGTAGCCCATATCCCCCACCATCCCACCCATAGCCAATAGTAACCCATATTCCCCACCATCCCACCCATAGCCAATAGTAGCCATATTCCCCACAATTCCACCCATAGCCAATAGAAGCACATATTCCCCACCATCCAACCCATAGCCAACAGTAGCCCATATTCCCCACCATCCCACCCATAGCAAATAGTAGCCCATATTCCCCTACCATTCCTCCCCATAGCCTATAGTAGCCCATATTCCTCACCATCCCACCCACAGCCAATAGTAGCCCATATACCCCCACCATCCCTCCCCATAGCCAATAatagcctacattcccccaccaTTCCTCATCATAGCCAATAGTAACCCATATTCCCCACCATCCTACCCATAGCCAATAGGAGTCCATATTCCCCACCATCCCACCCATAGCCAATAGTAATCCATATTCCCCCACCATCCCTCCCCATAGCCAATAGTAGTCCATATTTCCCACCATCCCACTCATAGCCAATAGTGGCCCATAtccccccaccattcctcccCATAGCCTATAGTAGCTCATATCCCCCACCATCCCACCCATAGCCATTAGTAACCCATATTCCCCCACCATTCCTCCCCATAGCCAATAgttgcccatatcccccaccatCCCACCCATAGCCATTAGTAGCCCATATTCCCCCACCATTCCTACCCATAGCCAATAGTAACCCATACTCCCCCACCATCTCTCCCCATAGCCAATAGTAGTCCATATTTCCCACCATCCTACTCATAGCCAATAGTGGCCCATATTCCCCCACCATTGCTCCCCATGGCCTATAGTAGCCCATATCCCCCACCATCCCACCCATAGCCAATAGTAGCCTATAtccccccaccattcctcccCATAGCCAATAGTAACCCATATTCCCCACCATCCTACCCATAGCCAATAGGAGTCCATATTCCCCACCATCCCACCCATAGCCAATAGTAATCCATATTCCCCCACCATCCCACCCATAGCCAATAGTAACCCTTATTCCCCACCATCCTACTCATAGCCAATAGGAGTCCATATACCCCACCATCCGACCCATGGCCAATAGTAACCCATACTCCCCCACCATCCCTCCCCATAGCCAATAGTAGCCCATATTCCCCACCATCCCAACCATAGCCAATAGTAGCCCATATTCCCCACCATCCCAACCATAGCCCATATTCCCCACCATCCCACCCACAACCAATAGTAGCCCATATCCCCCACCATTCATCCCCATAGCCAATAGTAGCCCATATCCCCCACCATCATACCCATAGCCAATAGTACTCCATATTCCCCACCATCCCACCCACAACCAAAAGTAGCCCATATTCCCCCACCATTCTTCCCCAGAGCATATAGTAGCCAATATCCCCCCACCATTCCACCCATAGCCAATAGTAGCCCATATTCCCCCACCATCCCCCCATAGCCAAGAGTATCCCATATTCCCCATAATCCCACCCATAGCCAATAGTAGCCCATATTCCCCACCATCCCACCCACAGCCAACAATAGCCCATATTCCCCCACCATTCCTCCCCATAGCCTATAGTAGCCCATGTCCCCCCACCATCCCACTCATAGCCAATAGTAGCTCAAATTCTCCCACCATCCCACCCGTTACTAGTAGTAGTAGCCAATATTCCTCTCATCCATTGCCATACACAGTAGTGGCCAATTATCCTTGTAACTCCCCATAGAATCAATTCAATTATTTTGACCTATAATTTGCAATTTTTgcataatttattaatttattctcCAAACTtctctgtttattgaataaacccctgAGTAAACCAAGATGGCGCAAATATGTGTACTTGTTTTATTTCTAACAATTTATGGGATTATAGAGTCTTAACTATTTTGtcacattttatataattttttttgtgctaatGTATGGTATTTCATTGACAACTAGCCATCTTGTTTGTGATATGTATTGACAGAGAGATCCGGAGAGTGTCCACCAGCTCCAAAACCTGAAATCGAAAATCGTCAGGACTATTGCTCTTCAGACAGTGAGTGTGCTGATGAATCCAAGTGCTGCTTTGGTTCAACTGGAAAGACCTGTCTGCCTTGTAATAAAGGTAACATTTCTCCTTCCtaatcacaaaaacaaaaataatgtactCCTCTATAATTTTCCGTTCCTGATACCTCCATTGTACTTTTTTTGTTCTactcttcttctcttcttttcaTATTCCTCTTCTCCTTTTCTGTCTCCTGTGTACTGAGCGTGTTTCATTCCAGTTCAGTTCTCCTTCCCCTTGTTCCTTCCCCCTTCTGTCCATTTCTGTAAATTCTTCCGTACCCCTCTTTCTCATTCCCTCCATCGTATCATTTTATCTCTCCTTCCTTATTCACATCTATCTAAATCAACTTTGGTCTATACATTATTTGACGTGCTGCCCCATTCCTTCACAGTTTTAATTTCCTCTCGGTAAAGAAAGTCCATGCTGAGTTCCCACTATGcagaaattaaaggaccactataggcacccagaccacttcagctcaatgaagtggtctgggtgccaggtccatctagggttaaccctgcagccagggccggtgcaaggatttttgcctccctaggcaaaagaaaaatttgccgccccccccccatgtgacatcacaatgccccacccatatgatctgccaaatgaactaacgccagtgctgcacactgtgtttacattaaaaagcctgcagggacaggctatagacactggaaccacttcattaagctgcagtggttctggggtatatagtgtccctttaatgtgaggtcaattagagattagtgttactaataatatattagattgcctacttacaaccagatgaagatgctgatgggctctagctgcagtctggctccactggtctggtgtagaaccggatctctggaggctgtttgtaactgcggtcacaaaattcaatgttctgggagaacaggaagcagctccattttttgaggccccttacacagctcaaggtctgggccccagggcctgacggtgagtatgcccataaggcccacccaaaagtccacctatatgttccacccattaaattcgctcacagggagtgtagtaTGTAgggcatgtgttatgtgttattgtagaggatctaatgtgtgtgcttatggaatgtagtgtataggcataccagtttgtgtaggtgatgcagtgtgtttgtgtgtagtggaagcagtgtgtgtttgtggttgtctgtaagggatccattgtttgaatctgtgtttgtatgcataagggatgcaaggtgtgtgtctgtaagtgtgtgcattgagtgtgtgtaagaaatgcattgtttctgtgtgtatgtaagataagcagtgtgtgtgtgtgtgtgtgtgtttgcatgtgtgtgtaagggatgcattgtgtgtttctgtgtctgtatagggatgcattgtgtgtgtgcgtgtagtgtgaaagagctctcccttctgtcccttagagctctcccctgccccttagtggtctcttctcacacccacccatcctgcctgtgttttcctcacctccccttctcctcatctccacttctcctcaccccctcttctACGTTCTTCTCACCTGCCTTCcgtgtcttctcacctcccccgtgttctcctcacctccccttctcctcaccccctctccctgtgttcttctcactcccccctccctgtgttcttctcacctccccctctcctcacccccctctgtgttcttctcactccccctccctgtgttcttctcacctccccctctcctcacccccctctgtgttcttctcactccccctccctgtgttcttcttactccccccgtgttcttcttactctcccctcccctcttcttcttaccccctcccctcttcttcttacccccctttcttcttactcccccctcccctcttcttcttactcccccctccacttgtcttcttcttactccccctccccctttcttcttattcccccctcccctcttcgtcttactcccccctcccctcttattcttactcccccctcccctcttcttcttactccccctccacttgttttcttcttactccccctcccctctttcttcttactcccccctccacttgtcttcttcttactccccctcccctcccctctttcttcttactccccccttccctcttcttcttattcccctcctcaacttgtcttcttcttactccccctctccctttcttcttactccccccctttcttcttactcccccctcccctcttcttcttactccccccctcttcttcttactcccccctccacttgtcttcttcttactccccctccccctttcttcttactccccccacccctcttcttcttactcgcccccacccctcttcttactccccctccctcttcttcttacccccctcccctcccctcgttcttcttacccccctaccctcccccaattctccttacccccctcccctccccagttctccttacccccctcccccagttctccttaccctcccttcccccagttctccttaccctcccctccccgttcttcttaccctcccctcccccagttctccttaccctcccctcccccagttctccttaccctccccctccccagttctcctcctaacctcacctcccctgtagcgtggccgagttcctctccggtccgcggtacaggagcttgtgtttcctgtacccagctggactgacaggaagtgcacactcagtgtgcacttcctgtcagtccggccgggtcacggaccggagaggagctcggccacgcaacaggggaggtgaggcagtgcggcagtcgcctgagcgctctctatagagcgctcaggcggctgcagcatttaaagggccggcgatgggggcgcagggcgccccctcctatatggcgccctaggcggctgcctagtttgccttatacgacgcgccggccctgcctgcagctgtaaacttagcaatttcagagaaactgctgtttacactagggttaatcacagtgagaagacactgacgttcataggaaagcattgagaaatgctttcctatggactgattgaatgcgcgcgcggctcatgccgcgcatgcgcattcggcactgacatcggaagagggaggagagttccccaggcgctggagaaaggtaagcgtttaactccttcagcccccttcaggccagtgggagtgggaccctgagggtgggggggggacttaaaaacaagtttgttttcctggcactatagtggtcctttaaatactggAATCTGAATATTTCCAGTTGATGTTCTTCAACAACCACAGTCCCCATTTTATTGCGGCCTTGCATTTGCTGATGAACCTCGCGACTAGGCAAGACTGTTATAGAAATATTATAGAAGCTGGTGATGTCCGTTCAGAAAACAAAGTTTTAGTACTGATACATAGGAAGAGGTCATACGtaatacataaatacatgatACATAAATATATGATATGTTGTACTAGTTTACTCTTGGGTTATCGTTTTCTCATTATCCGTGTCATAACTATGTCATCTCTTATCTTTCTTAGGATGGAAGGCAATTAACTGTGAACAGCCAAAAGTCTTTCAATGCCTTGTAGCCGAGCGTTCTCATTGCAATACTGATTGTTCTTGTCCCAATGATGagaagtgttccccctccccttctcctcaccccctctccctgtgttcttctcactcccccctccctgtgttcttctcacctccccctctcctcacccccctctgtgttcttctcactccccctccctgtgttcttctcacctccccctctcctcaccccccctacctgtgttcttcttactccccccgtgttcttcttactcccccctcccctcttcttcttaccccctcccctcttcttcttacccccctttcttcttactccccctccccctttcttcttattccccctcccctcttcgtcttactcccccctcccctcttattcttactcccccctcccctcttcttcttactcccccctccacttgtcttcttcttactccccctccccctttcttcttattcccccctcccctcttcgtcttactcccctcccctcttattcttactcccccctcccctcttcttcttactccccccctccacttgtcttcttcttactccccctcccctctttcttcttactccccccttccctcttcttcttattcccctcctcaacttgtcttcttcttactccccctccccctttcttcttactccccccctttcttcttactcccccctcccctcttcttcttactccccccctcttcttcttactcccccctttcttcttactcctcttcttcttactcccccctcccctcttcttcttactccccccacccctcttcttcttactccccctccacttgtcttcttcttactccccccacccctcttcttcttactcgcccccacccctcttcttactccccctccctcttcttcttacccccctcccctcccctcgttcttcttaccccccctaccctcccccaattctccttacccccctcccctccccagttctccttacccccctacCCCAGTTCtcattaccctcccctcccccagttctccttaccctcccctcccccgttcttcttaccctcccctcccccagttctccttaccctcccctcccccagttctccttaccctccccctgcccagttctcctcctaacctcacctcccctgtagcgtggccgagttcctctccggtccgcggtacaggagcttgtgtttcctgtacccagctggactgacaggaagtgcacactcagtgtgcacatcctgtcagtccggccgggtcacggaccggagaggagctcggccacgcaacaggggaggtgaggcagtgcggcagtcgcctgagcgctctctatagagcgctcaggcggctgcagcatttaaaaggtcggcgatgggggcgcagggcgccccctcctatatggcgccctaggcggctgcctagtttgccttatacgaagcgccggccctgcctgcagctgtaaacttagcaatttcagagaaactgctgtttacactagggttaatcacagtgagaagacactgacgttcataggaaagcattgagaaatgctttcctatggactgattgaatgcgcgcgcggctcatgccgcgcatgcgcattcggcactGACATCGGAAGAGGGAGGCGGTTCCCCAGGCggtggagaaaggtaagcgtttaactccttcagcccccttcaggccagtgggagtgggaccctgagggtgggggggacttaaaaacaagtttgttttcctggcactatagtggtcctttaaatactggAATCTGAATATTTCCAGTTAATGTTCTTATACAACCACAGTCCCCATTTTATTGCGGCCTTGCATTTGCTGATGAACCTCGCAACTAGGCAAGACTGTTATAGAAATATTATAGAAGCTGGTGATGTCCGTTCAGAAAACAAAGTTTTAGTTCTGATACATAGGAAGAGGTCATACGtaatacataaatacatgaaACATAAATATATGATATGTTGTACTAGTTTACTCTTGGGTTATCGTTTTCTCATTATCCGTGTCATAACTATGTCATCTCCTTATCTTTCTTATCAGTGAAGGCCGGTAACTGTGAACAGCCAAAAGTCTTTCAATGCCTTGTAGCCGAGCGTTCTTATTGCAATACTGATTGTTCTTGTCCCAATGATGAGAAGTGTTGTCCCAAAGGTTGTCACTTCGAGTGCCAGAAGCctgtgtgaggtaaattataattACTTACATTTTAAACAGTTTCTAAGTTGAATTTCTCTAGAAATGTTACCAGATGACTTAGGGCTCCCATCAAGAGGGTAAACAGTACCACAATAAGCACCCTATAGCAATACGTGCTTCAGTTTGGGAGAAATAAATCTCTTCTCTAACCAAGAGGTACAGAAAACCGGCCCTTTATCAGGCTGCCTTGACAACCccttcaaatataaaatatatatatagaataatttaatttaatttatttgttcagTGGTGTAATAGCCTGTTATTAATGTCAGGAATATTTTTTTGAGAAACACTAACTGATGTCTTGCATGAAAGTAATCTCTAAAGCAGTTTCTCTGGTGTGATCATTTGTAAAATGCTCTGATATCCGTGATGCCAATGTTTAAATCTACGTGATATTGACTGATTTTCATTGATAGACTGACAATGCAGCACAATGTTCTCTTTTTCTAGGTTAAAGAATAATATCCACATTCAACACTATTTTCTTGGATGTCTAATCATAAGATAATGTCTTGAACCGTGTTCGTTCATGAATGGTGAAAAGTTATTTAATACGCTATACTCCAAAACGGATATTAAGTGAATATATCAAACTGCCTGTAAAGAGTTCCTTATGTCTTTTACTATAACAGTATCCCAGTGTATGCTCA
Above is a genomic segment from Pelobates fuscus isolate aPelFus1 chromosome 6, aPelFus1.pri, whole genome shotgun sequence containing:
- the LOC134614881 gene encoding WAP four-disulfide core domain protein 5-like isoform X1, with amino-acid sequence MFGLALLLTSVIVIKADHHEKPGVCPPERYYTPFSHITHDLCANDTECEGDKKCCPDNDFKFCKPPAKERSGECPPAPKPEIENRQDYCSSDSECADESKCCFGSTGKTCLPCNKVKAGNCEQPKVFQCLVAERSYCNTDCSCPNDEKCCPKGCHFECQKPV